The following proteins are encoded in a genomic region of Alistipes shahii WAL 8301:
- a CDS encoding 30S ribosomal protein S16 — protein MAVKIRLARHGKKGYAFYHIVAADSRAPRDGKFIEKLGTYNPNTNPATIDLDFGKALDWLQKGAQPTDTCRAILSYKGVMYKKHLLGGVAKGAFTETEAEARFNKWMEAKAGKIEAKTNKLATDAKSAEKARLAAEAKIKEERAAAIAEKKAAAEAAAREAAEAAAAETAAEEAAPEAPAAE, from the coding sequence ATGGCTGTTAAAATTCGTCTGGCACGTCACGGTAAGAAGGGTTATGCCTTCTATCACATCGTTGCCGCAGATAGCAGAGCGCCACGTGATGGTAAATTCATCGAGAAGCTGGGAACCTACAACCCCAACACGAATCCTGCTACGATCGACCTGGACTTCGGGAAAGCCCTGGATTGGTTACAGAAAGGCGCACAACCTACGGACACCTGTCGGGCTATCCTCTCGTACAAGGGCGTAATGTACAAGAAACACCTGCTGGGCGGCGTCGCCAAGGGTGCGTTCACCGAAACCGAGGCAGAAGCCCGCTTCAACAAGTGGATGGAAGCCAAAGCCGGCAAGATCGAAGCCAAGACCAACAAGCTGGCCACCGACGCCAAGTCGGCCGAGAAGGCCCGTCTGGCTGCCGAGGCCAAGATCAAGGAGGAGCGCGCTGCCGCAATCGCCGAGAAGAAGGCCGCTGCCGAGGCTGCCGCCCGTGAGGCCGCCGAGGCTGCCGCTGCGGAGACTGCTGCCGAAGAGGCCGCTCCGGAAGCTCCCGCCGCCGAATAA
- a CDS encoding response regulator, with protein MTDNNTSERKPLILIAEDVESNYKLLEIILKKEYDLLWAKNGKEAVAYALSHNPDAVLMDIKMPVMDGIEALKEIRLHTDSLPVIMQTAYAFDTDRRVAEEAGCNGFITKPVMPRELKMYLDKYLTK; from the coding sequence ATGACAGACAACAATACATCCGAACGTAAGCCGTTGATCCTGATTGCAGAAGACGTGGAAAGCAATTACAAGCTGCTGGAAATAATCCTCAAGAAAGAGTATGACCTGCTCTGGGCGAAGAACGGCAAGGAGGCAGTGGCGTATGCGCTATCGCACAATCCCGACGCCGTATTGATGGATATTAAAATGCCTGTGATGGACGGTATCGAGGCGCTGAAGGAGATTCGGCTCCATACGGACAGTCTGCCCGTCATCATGCAGACGGCCTATGCTTTCGACACCGACCGGCGCGTCGCCGAGGAGGCGGGATGCAACGGATTCATCACCAAGCCCGTCATGCCGCGCGAACTGAAAATGTATCTCGACAAATACCTCACGAAATAG
- a CDS encoding M23 family metallopeptidase: protein MQRFLILFLLTTACLGAQGQQLDPNDYIYPLRELKQRLYSANFGEIRPGHFHAGVDIKTDAEEGKPVVAAADGYVSRVVLQAGGYGRAVYLTLRNGTTVVYGHLRRFRDDIERHVRRERYERRSNGVNLWFGPGTWPVKQGDVVAYSGDSGSSGGPHLHYEIRDTETQRLYNPVREGIIRPRDEYPPRIVRLHYVEVDTVQGVPVRSVPESYAVVRTAAGRYALTHDGPVGVGRRGYFVAEVTDRRNDVWNTFGVWRVTAFADGIPCFEFRMDSFTYDISRCSDAVSCYPIQINSRNEAIRLAQLEGAPDSFYPTMAERGLIRTAEGQVRRIRIEAEDDCGNVSTLEFAVRGRAGEFRAEADTTAVTLRPDRTSVLRVGREAEVRIPEGTIYEPIFVRPGLGEAPQADSGVVVLSPAYRFFDPATPLFRAVEVTLRGSVPRPLQLRAQLAVRTRRGSLACVGGAYADGAVTASVRTAGDLAIVADTLPPAIRPLFAEGADLTRAEGVRFRAADNFSGIASWRLHIDGKWVPCDRFPMKGTLVHFFDAPAQRRTHAVRLSVTDGCGNATHFEGTFYR, encoded by the coding sequence ATGCAACGATTTCTAATACTTTTTCTGCTTACGACGGCCTGCCTCGGGGCACAAGGCCAGCAACTCGACCCCAACGACTACATCTACCCCCTGCGGGAACTCAAACAACGGCTCTACTCGGCCAATTTCGGTGAAATCCGTCCCGGGCATTTCCATGCGGGCGTGGACATCAAGACCGACGCCGAGGAGGGTAAACCGGTCGTGGCCGCGGCCGACGGCTACGTTTCGCGCGTGGTATTGCAGGCGGGCGGCTACGGGCGCGCCGTCTACCTCACGCTCCGCAACGGCACGACGGTCGTCTACGGCCACCTCCGGCGTTTCCGCGACGACATCGAGCGGCACGTGCGCAGGGAGCGTTACGAACGCCGTTCGAACGGCGTGAACCTCTGGTTCGGTCCCGGAACCTGGCCCGTGAAGCAGGGCGACGTGGTGGCTTACTCGGGCGACAGCGGTTCGTCGGGCGGCCCGCACCTCCATTACGAAATCCGCGACACGGAGACCCAGCGGCTCTACAACCCCGTCCGCGAAGGAATCATCCGCCCCAGGGACGAATATCCGCCGCGCATCGTGCGCCTGCACTACGTCGAGGTCGACACCGTGCAGGGCGTGCCCGTGCGCAGCGTCCCGGAGAGTTACGCCGTGGTCCGCACGGCCGCAGGCCGTTACGCCCTGACGCACGACGGACCCGTCGGCGTAGGCCGCAGGGGCTATTTCGTGGCCGAAGTCACCGACCGCCGCAACGATGTCTGGAACACCTTCGGGGTATGGCGCGTCACAGCCTTCGCGGACGGCATCCCCTGCTTCGAATTCCGCATGGACAGCTTCACCTACGACATATCGCGTTGCAGCGATGCCGTGAGCTGTTACCCGATACAAATCAATTCGCGCAACGAGGCGATCCGCCTGGCCCAGCTGGAGGGCGCGCCCGACAGTTTCTACCCGACGATGGCGGAACGCGGGCTGATACGCACGGCGGAAGGGCAGGTGCGCCGCATCCGCATCGAGGCCGAGGACGACTGCGGCAATGTCTCGACGCTGGAATTCGCCGTCCGCGGACGCGCCGGGGAGTTCCGCGCCGAGGCCGACACCACGGCCGTGACGCTGCGGCCCGACCGGACTTCGGTCCTGCGCGTCGGACGCGAGGCGGAGGTCCGCATTCCCGAAGGGACGATTTACGAGCCGATCTTCGTCCGTCCCGGACTCGGAGAGGCCCCGCAGGCGGATTCGGGCGTCGTCGTGCTCTCGCCCGCCTACCGTTTCTTCGACCCCGCGACGCCCCTTTTCCGCGCCGTGGAGGTCACGCTCCGCGGCAGCGTGCCGCGCCCGCTGCAACTACGCGCCCAACTGGCCGTACGCACGCGCAGAGGCTCGCTGGCCTGCGTCGGAGGCGCATATGCCGACGGCGCGGTGACGGCTTCGGTGCGGACGGCCGGAGACCTGGCGATCGTAGCCGACACGCTGCCGCCCGCGATCCGTCCGCTCTTCGCCGAAGGCGCCGACCTCACCCGGGCCGAAGGGGTGCGGTTCCGCGCCGCGGACAACTTCTCGGGCATCGCCTCGTGGAGGCTGCACATCGACGGCAAATGGGTTCCCTGCGACCGTTTTCCGATGAAAGGAACGCTGGTTCATTTCTTCGACGCGCCGGCGCAGCGGCGCACCCACGCCGTGCGTCTTTCGGTCACCGACGGATGCGGAAACGCAACGCATTTCGAAGGAACATTTTACCGTTGA